The following proteins come from a genomic window of Nostoc sp. TCL26-01:
- the bchL gene encoding ferredoxin:protochlorophyllide reductase (ATP-dependent) iron-sulfur ATP-binding protein, with the protein MKLAVYGKGGIGKSTTSCNISVALAKRGKKVLQIGCDPKHDSTFTLTGFLIPTIIDTLQEKDYHYEDVWPEDVIYKGFGGVDCVEAGGPPAGAGCGGYVVGETVKLLKELNAFDEYDVILFDVLGDVVCGGFAAPLNYADYCMIVTDNGFDALFAANRIAASVREKARTHPLRLAGLIGNRTSKRDLIEKYVEAVPMPVLEVLPLIEDIRVSRVKGKTLFEMAESDPSLNYVCDYYLNIADQILARPEGVVPNDAPDRELFSLLSDFYLNPGKPQVPNPEEALDLMIV; encoded by the coding sequence GTGAAATTAGCAGTCTACGGAAAAGGTGGCATAGGCAAATCCACAACTAGCTGTAACATATCTGTCGCCCTAGCCAAACGCGGCAAGAAAGTGCTGCAAATTGGGTGCGATCCGAAACATGACAGCACCTTCACCTTGACTGGATTTTTGATTCCCACAATTATTGATACCCTGCAAGAAAAAGACTATCACTACGAAGATGTCTGGCCAGAAGATGTCATTTATAAAGGCTTTGGTGGTGTAGATTGTGTGGAAGCTGGTGGTCCACCTGCGGGTGCTGGATGTGGTGGTTATGTCGTGGGTGAAACAGTAAAATTACTGAAAGAACTCAACGCTTTTGATGAATACGATGTCATCTTGTTTGACGTTCTGGGTGACGTTGTGTGTGGTGGTTTTGCTGCACCCCTCAACTATGCTGATTACTGCATGATTGTGACTGACAATGGTTTTGATGCCTTGTTTGCTGCCAATCGGATTGCCGCTTCCGTCAGAGAAAAAGCCAGAACTCACCCCTTGCGCCTAGCTGGGTTGATTGGCAACCGTACTTCCAAACGCGACTTAATTGAAAAGTACGTCGAAGCAGTACCAATGCCTGTGTTGGAAGTCTTGCCATTAATTGAAGACATCCGCGTTTCTCGTGTCAAGGGTAAAACTTTGTTTGAAATGGCAGAGTCAGATCCATCATTGAACTACGTTTGTGACTACTACCTCAACATTGCTGACCAAATTTTGGCACGTCCTGAAGGTGTCGTACCCAATGATGCTCCTGATAGAGAATTATTCTCTTTATTATCAGATTTTTATTTAAATCCGGGTAAACCACAGGTTCCTAATCCTGAAGAGGCACTAGACTTGATGATTGTATAA
- a CDS encoding ferredoxin:protochlorophyllide reductase (ATP-dependent) subunit N — MTIAQEPTALNFECETGNYHTFCPISCVAWLYQKIEDSFFLVIGTKTCGYFLQNAMGVMIFAEPRYAMAELEEGDISAQLNDYEELKRLCLQIKRDRNPSVIVWIGTCTTEIIKMDLEGLAPKLEGEIGIPIVVARANGLDYAFTQGEDTVLAAMANRCPDKLPVTEAEKSDRNAIQKLLNFGKKKEDVAQEESEYVDHPPLVLFGSLPDPVVTQLTLELKKQGIKVSGWLPAKRFTELPVIEEGYYVAGVNPFLSRTATTLMRRRKCKLIGAPFPIGPDGTRAWIEKICSVFGITPQGLDEREAQIWAGLEEYVQLIRGKSVFFMGDNLLEVSLARFLVRCGMTVQEVGIPYMDKRYQAAELAMLEKACLEMGVPIPKIVEKPDNYNQVQRIYDLKPDLVITGMAHANPLEARGINTKWSVEFTFAQIHGFTNARDILELVTRPLRRNNNLKDLGWDKLVKEEAKI, encoded by the coding sequence ATGACCATCGCTCAAGAACCAACAGCTTTAAACTTTGAGTGTGAAACTGGTAACTACCACACATTTTGCCCGATTAGTTGTGTGGCTTGGTTATATCAAAAAATCGAAGATAGCTTCTTTTTGGTAATTGGCACTAAAACTTGTGGGTACTTCCTGCAAAATGCGATGGGGGTAATGATTTTTGCCGAACCCCGCTATGCGATGGCAGAGTTAGAAGAAGGAGACATTTCCGCACAGTTGAACGATTATGAGGAGTTAAAGCGATTGTGCTTACAAATTAAGCGCGATCGCAATCCTAGTGTAATTGTCTGGATTGGCACTTGCACCACAGAAATTATCAAAATGGACTTGGAAGGTTTAGCACCCAAGTTAGAAGGGGAAATTGGTATTCCCATCGTTGTTGCCCGTGCTAACGGTTTAGATTATGCTTTTACTCAAGGGGAAGATACAGTGTTAGCGGCAATGGCTAACCGTTGTCCTGATAAACTGCCGGTAACAGAAGCAGAGAAAAGCGATCGCAATGCCATTCAAAAGCTACTAAACTTTGGTAAGAAGAAAGAAGACGTAGCCCAAGAAGAATCAGAGTATGTAGATCATCCACCCTTGGTGCTTTTCGGTTCTCTTCCTGATCCCGTCGTCACCCAACTCACCTTAGAACTGAAAAAACAAGGTATTAAAGTTTCCGGCTGGCTACCTGCCAAGCGCTTCACAGAACTGCCAGTAATTGAAGAAGGGTATTATGTCGCAGGTGTCAATCCCTTCCTCAGCCGCACAGCGACAACCTTAATGCGTCGCCGCAAATGCAAACTCATCGGCGCACCCTTCCCCATCGGCCCTGATGGCACTCGCGCTTGGATTGAAAAGATTTGTTCTGTGTTCGGTATCACTCCCCAAGGCTTAGATGAGCGTGAAGCGCAAATTTGGGCAGGTTTGGAAGAATACGTGCAATTAATTCGCGGTAAATCTGTATTCTTCATGGGTGACAACTTGCTAGAAGTCTCCTTGGCACGGTTCTTGGTGCGTTGCGGGATGACTGTGCAGGAAGTCGGTATTCCCTACATGGACAAGCGCTATCAAGCTGCTGAATTAGCAATGCTAGAAAAAGCTTGTCTAGAAATGGGTGTACCCATACCCAAGATTGTGGAAAAGCCAGATAACTATAATCAAGTGCAACGTATTTATGATTTGAAGCCAGATTTAGTCATCACTGGTATGGCTCACGCTAACCCCTTAGAAGCACGGGGAATTAATACCAAGTGGTCTGTAGAGTTCACCTTTGCTCAAATTCACGGCTTCACCAATGCGCGAGACATTTTAGAATTGGTGACACGTCCATTGCGCCGTAATAATAATTTGAAAGATTTGGGTTGGGATAAGTTGGTGAAGGAAGAAGCGAAGATTTAG
- a CDS encoding serine protease — MENVWKYQRLIFSWVTIMSVGILTSVSAQTQPQKDLPSLTTVKNPAEFSLESDRQPFLPAKLTTSDKPSEDRAIIGSDNRIPMTSRKYPWSAVGKIEGVGDDGGNYSCTGTLISEDIVLTNAHCVVNPATGKVSKAIAFLPNLVNGVIRDKNDIAYATKVYYGTDFPNKESLQDFVDDWAIVKLDKPIGKKYGYLGWKSLPASSLVGDTRRLVLVGYSGDFPNPQQQGYEAFSAGKSNTAGVHVGCSILRQKDNLLYHNCDTTGGASGGAIISKIDGKYYILALHSGWNQVNGLILNRAVEMSRLDEWLNRNR; from the coding sequence ATGGAAAATGTGTGGAAATACCAAAGACTTATTTTTTCCTGGGTAACAATCATGAGTGTGGGTATTTTGACATCAGTATCGGCTCAAACCCAACCACAAAAAGACTTACCAAGCTTGACTACAGTCAAAAATCCGGCAGAATTCTCTCTAGAGAGCGATCGCCAACCTTTTTTACCTGCTAAACTAACCACATCAGACAAACCCAGTGAAGATAGAGCAATTATTGGCTCTGATAACCGTATCCCCATGACCAGTAGAAAATATCCTTGGTCAGCAGTCGGTAAAATAGAAGGTGTAGGTGATGATGGTGGCAACTATAGTTGCACAGGAACCTTAATCAGCGAAGATATAGTTTTAACCAATGCTCACTGCGTCGTCAATCCAGCCACAGGAAAAGTGAGTAAGGCGATCGCTTTTCTGCCAAACTTAGTTAACGGGGTAATTCGGGATAAAAATGACATAGCCTACGCCACCAAAGTTTATTACGGTACAGACTTTCCCAATAAAGAGAGCTTACAGGACTTTGTGGATGATTGGGCGATCGTCAAATTAGACAAACCCATTGGCAAAAAATATGGTTATTTAGGTTGGAAATCCTTACCCGCTTCTAGCCTAGTTGGTGATACACGCCGACTTGTTTTAGTCGGCTATTCCGGCGATTTTCCCAACCCCCAGCAACAAGGTTATGAAGCTTTCTCAGCTGGCAAGAGTAACACAGCCGGAGTTCATGTCGGGTGTAGTATTCTGCGTCAAAAAGATAACCTACTCTACCACAACTGCGATACAACTGGTGGTGCTTCTGGTGGGGCAATTATTAGTAAAATTGACGGCAAATATTACATCTTAGCCCTACATTCTGGTTGGAATCAAGTAAACGGATTAATCTTAAACCGTGCCGTAGAAATGTCTCGCCTAGATGAGTGGTTAAATCGCAATAGATAA
- a CDS encoding AAA family ATPase, translating to MKLTAIKLCNFRSFYGRTPEIAIAGGDVLNTTVIHGNNGAGKTSLLNAFTWALYEKFSAAFASTEQIVNKRAIAEATPGQAVECWVEINWEHEGKRYNLKRQCRGYKNKTDFAVGKTELLMQVAGDDGRWYFPLQQPEEIIGQILPLSLHQYFFFDGERIEEIVRSDKKAEIAEATKIFLGVEVINRSIKHLTEAKKSLENELKTIGDSEIKQLLREQDKLEQENSRINTRQTEIKQELEYQQTFKKETSNRLQELSAAKELQQRRQELENQKTANQESLRQTREALKKIISSRGYTVLLPDTTTQFRTILHNLKQQGELTTGISREFIHELLNSQRCICGAKLNTGSHAHTNVSLWLNTAGSSVVEETAIRMSAQVDEIDKQAMVFWEEVDREQARINQLRQNISQIETELDSIQERLRKDANEEISSLQKRLDEIESKIDELNREQGANQQQILHLKTDIDTLCKQIAKQKLNEEKQILAQRRINTTQDAIERLTEVRNRQEKQFRLQLEKRLQEIFSTIAFAPYIPKISDKYELTLVENTSGIEAPVAASTGENQILSLSFIASIIDKVREWSEKRKILTVPDSSTFPIVMDSPFGSLDETYRRHIAQTLPQLANQLIVLVTKTQWRGEVEVEMSDRIGREYVLTYYSSKPDCEQDFIELGGEMYSLVKQSPNEFEYTEVIEVERDW from the coding sequence ATGAAATTGACTGCTATTAAATTGTGTAATTTTCGCTCTTTTTATGGTAGAACACCGGAGATAGCGATCGCTGGCGGTGATGTACTCAACACTACCGTGATTCATGGTAATAATGGAGCGGGGAAGACTAGTTTACTCAATGCTTTTACCTGGGCATTATATGAGAAATTCAGTGCAGCATTTGCCTCCACAGAACAAATAGTCAATAAACGAGCGATCGCTGAAGCTACACCCGGACAAGCTGTAGAATGTTGGGTAGAAATCAACTGGGAACACGAAGGTAAACGCTACAACCTAAAACGCCAATGTCGGGGTTATAAAAATAAAACCGATTTTGCTGTGGGTAAGACAGAATTACTCATGCAAGTAGCCGGAGATGATGGTAGATGGTATTTTCCTCTCCAACAACCAGAAGAAATTATTGGACAAATTCTTCCCCTCAGTTTACATCAATACTTTTTCTTTGATGGTGAGCGAATCGAAGAAATCGTTCGTTCTGATAAAAAAGCCGAAATTGCGGAAGCAACCAAAATATTTTTAGGCGTAGAAGTCATCAACCGTTCTATTAAACACTTAACAGAAGCCAAGAAAAGCCTAGAAAATGAACTAAAAACTATTGGAGATTCAGAAATTAAACAGCTGTTGCGAGAACAAGACAAACTAGAACAAGAGAACTCCAGAATTAATACTAGACAAACAGAAATTAAACAAGAATTAGAATATCAACAGACTTTTAAAAAAGAAACAAGTAATCGTTTACAAGAACTGAGCGCAGCTAAAGAACTACAACAAAGACGACAAGAACTAGAAAATCAGAAAACTGCCAATCAAGAAAGTCTACGACAAACTAGAGAAGCGCTGAAAAAAATTATTTCCTCCCGTGGTTATACCGTATTACTGCCAGATACTACAACCCAATTTCGCACAATTCTGCATAACTTAAAGCAACAAGGTGAATTAACTACGGGAATTTCACGGGAATTTATTCATGAATTATTAAATTCTCAACGCTGTATTTGTGGTGCAAAATTAAATACGGGTAGCCATGCCCATACAAACGTCAGTCTTTGGTTAAATACAGCAGGTTCCTCAGTTGTTGAAGAAACAGCAATTCGCATGAGCGCACAAGTAGATGAAATTGACAAACAAGCAATGGTATTTTGGGAAGAAGTAGACAGAGAACAAGCGAGAATTAACCAATTACGTCAAAACATATCACAAATAGAAACCGAATTAGATAGTATTCAAGAACGCTTACGCAAAGATGCCAATGAAGAAATTAGTAGTTTGCAAAAACGCCTAGATGAAATTGAAAGTAAAATTGATGAATTAAATAGGGAGCAAGGTGCAAATCAGCAACAAATTCTCCATCTCAAGACTGATATCGATACTCTATGTAAGCAGATAGCTAAACAAAAACTCAATGAGGAAAAGCAAATCCTAGCACAAAGAAGAATTAATACCACACAAGATGCTATTGAAAGATTAACAGAAGTGAGAAATCGTCAAGAAAAACAGTTCCGCTTGCAATTAGAAAAACGATTACAAGAAATATTTAGTACCATTGCTTTTGCCCCATATATACCTAAAATTAGTGATAAATACGAACTCACTCTAGTAGAAAACACATCAGGTATAGAAGCACCAGTTGCCGCCTCCACCGGAGAAAATCAAATTCTGAGTTTGTCATTCATTGCCAGTATTATTGATAAAGTCCGAGAATGGAGTGAAAAACGCAAAATTTTAACTGTACCCGATAGCAGTACTTTCCCCATTGTGATGGATTCACCATTTGGTAGTTTAGATGAAACCTATCGCCGTCACATAGCTCAGACATTACCCCAATTAGCTAATCAGTTAATAGTTTTAGTTACAAAAACTCAATGGCGGGGTGAGGTGGAAGTAGAAATGAGCGATAGAATTGGTAGAGAATACGTACTTACTTATTACTCTTCTAAGCCAGATTGCGAACAAGATTTTATTGAATTAGGTGGAGAAATGTATTCTTTAGTCAAGCAAAGCCCAAATGAGTTTGAGTATACTGAGGTGATTGAGGTTGAACGCGATTGGTAA
- a CDS encoding GNAT family N-acetyltransferase: MKANNFSLPSEYTIRPASSNDLWSIRYLVFSAILDPTQLHWQQFWIIECQNKIVACGQLRNFYQAQELGSLVVKPAWRGRGLATFLIQHLIHTATQPLYLECLGERLAQFYQRFGFVATNFEDLPNSLQKKFKFTHLAQKFGKLPVVFMQHHDFRS; this comes from the coding sequence ATGAAAGCAAATAATTTCTCATTACCATCTGAATATACAATTCGTCCAGCATCTTCTAATGATCTCTGGTCAATTCGCTACTTAGTATTTTCTGCCATACTAGACCCCACCCAATTACATTGGCAACAATTCTGGATAATTGAATGCCAAAATAAAATAGTAGCTTGTGGACAACTACGTAACTTTTATCAAGCACAAGAACTTGGTAGTTTAGTCGTTAAACCAGCTTGGAGAGGTAGAGGTTTAGCTACTTTTTTGATACAACATCTCATCCACACCGCAACACAACCACTTTATCTCGAATGTCTCGGCGAACGTTTAGCACAGTTCTATCAACGCTTTGGCTTCGTAGCCACTAACTTTGAAGATTTGCCAAACTCACTCCAGAAGAAATTCAAATTTACTCATCTAGCTCAAAAGTTCGGCAAACTCCCCGTAGTGTTTATGCAGCATCATGATTTTAGATCCTAG
- a CDS encoding DNA phosphorothioation system restriction enzyme translates to MYLKLDPVQHFPDFRLKLPFVREDRGSYQTQPLPGCPRMPSSLQLRQYQQQAMTNWFANNGRGTLKMATGSGKTWTALAIACELYQQINLQVLLVVCPYRHLVTQWARECEKFHLQPILAFENLRTWQSQLSTQLYNLRSGSQNFVTVITTNSTLIGDGLQSQLKYFPAKTFIVGDEAHNLGAPKLEESLPRRVGLRLALSATPERYFDDAGTQSLFDYFGPVLQPEFTLKNAIAQGALVHYLYYPILVELTEIESIAYLKLTKKIGRSLLYREREDGKSTNFEDHEDLKPLLMQRARLIGAAANKLRALHDLMITRRETSHTLFYCSDGSLEMGQRSSLHQLKAVAKILGGELGYKVSTYTAQTSLQEREILRHQFENGELQGLVAIRCLDEGVDIPAIKTAVILSSSGNPRQFIQRRGRVLRPHPTKERATIYDMIVLPPDLDRETIEVERNLLRKELRRFVEFADLADNAGEARMKLLALQKRYGLLDV, encoded by the coding sequence ATGTACCTAAAACTAGATCCAGTGCAGCACTTCCCTGATTTCCGGCTCAAGTTGCCATTTGTCAGGGAAGATAGAGGGAGTTATCAAACTCAGCCGCTACCGGGATGTCCGAGAATGCCGTCATCTCTGCAATTGCGCCAGTATCAACAACAAGCAATGACTAACTGGTTTGCGAATAATGGTAGAGGAACGCTGAAAATGGCGACTGGTAGCGGTAAGACTTGGACTGCATTGGCGATCGCTTGTGAATTATACCAGCAGATTAACTTACAAGTGCTATTGGTGGTGTGTCCTTACCGTCATCTGGTTACTCAATGGGCGCGAGAATGTGAAAAATTTCATTTACAGCCCATCTTAGCCTTTGAGAATTTACGCACTTGGCAAAGTCAACTTTCTACCCAACTTTACAATTTGCGTTCTGGTTCTCAAAATTTTGTCACAGTAATTACTACCAACTCCACATTAATTGGTGATGGGTTGCAATCCCAACTCAAGTATTTTCCTGCCAAAACTTTCATTGTTGGTGATGAAGCGCATAATTTAGGCGCACCCAAATTGGAAGAGAGTTTACCGCGTCGCGTGGGGTTACGCTTGGCTTTATCTGCTACACCAGAAAGATATTTTGATGATGCCGGGACGCAATCTTTATTTGATTATTTTGGCCCTGTATTACAGCCAGAGTTTACTTTAAAAAATGCTATTGCTCAAGGTGCTTTGGTACATTATTTATATTATCCAATTCTTGTAGAATTGACAGAGATAGAGAGTATTGCTTATTTAAAATTGACGAAAAAAATCGGGCGATCGCTATTATATCGAGAACGGGAAGATGGCAAATCAACAAACTTTGAAGATCACGAAGATTTAAAACCATTACTAATGCAACGTGCCAGATTAATTGGTGCGGCTGCCAATAAACTCCGGGCTTTACACGATTTAATGATCACGCGCCGTGAAACTAGCCACACACTATTTTATTGTAGTGATGGTTCTCTGGAGATGGGGCAACGTTCATCGCTACATCAACTCAAAGCCGTCGCCAAAATTTTGGGAGGGGAATTAGGGTATAAAGTTAGTACCTATACAGCCCAAACTTCTCTCCAAGAAAGGGAGATTTTGCGTCACCAATTTGAAAATGGCGAATTACAAGGTTTAGTGGCAATTCGTTGTTTGGATGAAGGGGTGGATATTCCCGCAATTAAGACAGCAGTAATTTTATCTAGTTCTGGCAATCCGCGTCAATTTATCCAGCGAAGAGGACGAGTTTTACGTCCTCACCCAACTAAAGAAAGAGCAACTATTTACGACATGATTGTGTTACCACCAGATTTGGATCGGGAAACAATAGAAGTTGAACGCAATCTATTAAGAAAAGAATTACGGCGCTTTGTTGAGTTTGCTGATTTGGCTGATAATGCTGGGGAGGCAAGAATGAAATTACTGGCTTTACAAAAGCGGTATGGGTTGTTAGATGTTTAG
- a CDS encoding DUF2442 domain-containing protein produces MLKDIIEVIAQDNHQLYLKFEDGQAGIVDVKQLIEFTGIFAPLEDLEYFRTVKLNDEWGTIHWDSGADLDPDVLYAVVTKQPIPTYRNYEKSCS; encoded by the coding sequence ATGCTCAAAGATATTATAGAAGTGATTGCTCAAGATAACCATCAACTCTATTTAAAGTTTGAAGATGGACAAGCAGGTATTGTTGATGTTAAACAGTTAATTGAATTTACGGGAATTTTTGCACCTTTAGAAGATTTAGAATATTTTAGAACTGTTAAACTTAATGATGAATGGGGGACAATTCACTGGGATAGTGGCGCAGATTTAGATCCAGATGTTCTTTATGCTGTCGTCACTAAGCAACCTATTCCTACATATCGTAACTATGAAAAAAGTTGCAGTTGA
- the lexA gene encoding transcriptional repressor LexA, whose protein sequence is MERLTEAQQELYEWLAEYIRVYQHSPSIRQMMQAMDLKSPAPIQSRLEHLRTKGYIEWTEGKARTIRILHPIKQGVPILGTIAAGGLIEPFTDAVDHIDFSNLALPAQTYALRVTGDSMIEDLITDGDLVFLLPVPEPAQLKNGTIVAARVDGYGTTLKRFYRSGDRVTLKPANPKYNPIEVSAIQVQVQGSLVGVWRGYA, encoded by the coding sequence ATGGAACGTCTAACAGAAGCGCAACAAGAACTTTATGAATGGCTGGCAGAATATATTCGCGTCTATCAGCATTCTCCTTCTATTCGGCAAATGATGCAAGCGATGGATTTAAAATCACCTGCACCAATTCAAAGTCGCTTAGAACATTTACGAACAAAAGGTTACATTGAGTGGACTGAGGGTAAAGCTCGAACCATCCGGATTTTACACCCAATTAAACAAGGTGTGCCAATTTTAGGAACGATCGCCGCCGGTGGTTTAATTGAGCCTTTTACTGATGCTGTCGATCATATTGACTTTTCTAACTTAGCGTTACCAGCTCAAACCTATGCTTTGCGGGTAACAGGCGACAGCATGATTGAAGATTTAATTACGGATGGGGATTTAGTATTTCTCTTGCCAGTTCCCGAACCGGCTCAATTAAAAAACGGTACGATTGTTGCCGCCAGAGTTGATGGTTATGGTACTACATTAAAACGTTTTTATCGCAGTGGCGATCGCGTCACTCTCAAACCTGCCAATCCCAAATACAATCCCATTGAAGTTTCTGCTATCCAGGTACAGGTGCAGGGTTCTCTTGTCGGTGTTTGGCGTGGTTATGCGTGA
- a CDS encoding DUF5331 domain-containing protein, producing the protein MAFFSSFTDSIRQKWLQFFQANRDWIKLHMEVESVYTPDGGKRPSSYLILGVVNALEPKLAQLMFPFAKLNPDADTLIEVLELNFDPDIALGNYSIPPAEPEKQQYDVTTGVEENIDDETLAISDTNGFGLDVEHETLIVNPSNSSLNGLADLVVTEEIQIRDRFQAESATETEDFSDTSFADATASAEKLEEQILSELNTPDENAFSDVLSDVWGDETSLQKGDENNDFLGEELPAGVFDESEIARLFPNA; encoded by the coding sequence ATGGCTTTTTTTAGTAGCTTCACAGATTCAATTAGGCAGAAGTGGTTGCAATTTTTCCAAGCCAACCGGGACTGGATTAAACTCCACATGGAGGTAGAATCAGTCTACACACCCGACGGTGGTAAGCGACCATCATCCTACCTCATCCTGGGCGTAGTGAACGCGCTGGAGCCAAAATTAGCCCAGCTGATGTTTCCCTTCGCTAAACTCAATCCTGATGCCGATACCTTAATTGAAGTACTGGAGTTAAATTTTGACCCAGATATTGCTCTTGGTAATTATTCAATTCCTCCAGCCGAACCAGAAAAACAGCAATACGATGTGACAACTGGAGTTGAGGAAAATATTGATGATGAAACTTTGGCAATTTCTGATACCAATGGCTTTGGGTTAGATGTTGAACATGAAACCTTAATTGTTAACCCATCGAACTCAAGCTTGAATGGTTTAGCTGATCTGGTTGTCACCGAAGAAATTCAAATAAGAGATCGTTTCCAGGCAGAATCGGCAACTGAAACAGAAGATTTTAGTGATACTTCCTTTGCAGATGCAACCGCATCAGCTGAAAAACTGGAAGAACAAATTCTTAGTGAATTGAATACCCCAGATGAGAATGCGTTTAGTGACGTGTTATCTGATGTTTGGGGTGATGAAACATCCTTACAAAAGGGTGACGAAAATAACGACTTTTTAGGGGAAGAATTGCCTGCTGGCGTTTTTGATGAATCAGAAATTGCTCGCCTCTTTCCCAATGCTTAA
- a CDS encoding TIGR02450 family Trp-rich protein, producing MTKKPKFPYLVGSKWTATKKIDGWRHFQVVNRKNQGKWVYAEMVAACDPQVRFWINAKLLQDGFQWQAGWQSLQEIAATEADLALSLESPSHQAEYLENL from the coding sequence ATGACTAAAAAACCAAAATTTCCCTATCTCGTCGGTTCCAAGTGGACAGCCACAAAAAAAATAGACGGCTGGCGACACTTTCAGGTGGTGAATCGCAAAAATCAGGGTAAGTGGGTTTATGCGGAGATGGTTGCGGCTTGTGATCCGCAAGTGCGCTTTTGGATTAATGCTAAGTTATTACAAGATGGTTTTCAGTGGCAAGCTGGCTGGCAATCTTTACAGGAAATTGCAGCGACTGAGGCTGATTTAGCTCTTTCTCTGGAATCACCCAGTCACCAAGCTGAATATTTAGAAAATTTATAA
- a CDS encoding GAF domain-containing protein → MALNLPKIPDWVKLAISFFGSLLIIAVSGIVGNRADAVFVKVLPVLEKPLSLKLWVVTLVLLITLCPLLVSLRHYYEAHQIAIKLNKLDESLLRLLPKLSVNPDINESLKRLFEEFISGTLDLLQPLDGCGIAIYAPDPSDPDFLHTWCQLESPNESKEKARFYIGNDPHKKRGVAAHTFLDKNRRIVHLFKKNGAWQADSDDYVFFADSRSRRRLSYRTLITIPIIGDAKDSLGVLCLYSNNVTAFDSTAVQDLLIAIANRLSTPILLARTYQVQPAVII, encoded by the coding sequence ATGGCGTTGAACTTACCGAAAATTCCGGATTGGGTAAAATTAGCTATTAGTTTTTTTGGATCATTACTGATTATTGCTGTTAGTGGTATTGTCGGAAACAGAGCAGATGCGGTTTTTGTTAAAGTGCTACCCGTGCTGGAAAAGCCACTTTCCCTAAAGCTGTGGGTGGTAACTTTGGTTTTATTAATAACTCTTTGCCCGCTTCTGGTTAGTCTAAGGCACTATTATGAAGCTCACCAAATTGCTATCAAGCTGAATAAGCTTGATGAATCCTTACTCAGGTTACTTCCCAAGCTTTCTGTCAATCCAGATATTAACGAGTCCCTCAAGCGGCTATTTGAGGAATTTATTAGTGGAACCCTTGATCTGCTACAACCTCTAGATGGCTGCGGTATTGCGATTTATGCTCCTGATCCCAGTGATCCTGACTTTCTGCATACTTGGTGTCAATTAGAGTCACCAAATGAGAGTAAAGAAAAAGCACGTTTTTATATTGGCAATGATCCCCATAAAAAACGAGGAGTAGCTGCACATACTTTTTTAGACAAGAATCGGCGCATTGTCCACTTGTTCAAGAAAAATGGCGCTTGGCAAGCGGATAGTGACGATTATGTTTTCTTTGCAGATAGTCGTAGCCGTCGCCGCTTATCGTATAGAACCTTGATTACTATACCTATCATTGGGGATGCTAAGGATAGTTTAGGTGTTTTATGTCTGTACAGTAATAATGTGACAGCTTTTGATTCTACAGCAGTTCAGGATTTATTAATAGCGATCGCTAATCGTTTATCTACGCCAATTCTCTTAGCACGTACATACCAAGTCCAGCCGGCGGTGATTATTTAA